A window of Streptomyces sp. NBC_01689 genomic DNA:
GACCGGGACGGTGTACGACCGCACCCGCCTGACCAGGTTCGGGAAGATGTTGGTGGCGAGGGCCACCCGGCGGGCGCGGACCGAACCGTAGGGGGTGCGTACGGCCATGCCGGCGCCGTGCGCCGTCAGACCGAGCGCGGGGGTGTGCTCGTACACCCGCACCCCGAGCCGCAGACAGGCGCGCTTCAGGCCCCAGGCGAGCTTCGCGGGGTGCAGCATGGCGACGCCGCGGCGGTCGTACAGACCCGCGAGGAAGGTCGGCGAGTCCACCTGTTCCCGGACCGCGGTGGCGTCCAGGAACTCCACGCCGTCGGTGAGTCCCCGGCCGTGCAGTTCCTCGTACCAGGCGCGGAGTTCCTCGGCCTGGTGCGGCTCGGTGGCGACGTCGATCTCGCCGGTGCGCTCGAAGTCGCAGTCGAGGCCGTAGCGGGTGACGGCCTCCTCGATGGCGTCGAGATTGCGGGCGCCCAGTTCCTCCAGTTTCCCGATCTCGTCCGGCCAGCGGGTGAGTCCGTTGGCCAGGCCGTGGGTCAGCGACGCGGCGCAGAATCCGCCGTTGCGGCCGGAGGCGGCCCAGCCCACCTCGCGGCCCTCCAGGAGCACCACCTCGCGCCCCGGGTCGCGTTCCTTGGCAAGCAGCGCGGTCCACAGCCCGCTGTAGCCGCCGCCGACGACGAGCAGGTCGCAGGTCTCGGCACCGGTGAGGGCGGCCTCGGGACGGGGCCTGCCGGGGTCGTCGAGCCAGTACGGGACCGGCTGCGCCTCGGAAAGGGATGTGGTCCAGCGGGTCATGGCGCTCGGGGCCATGATTTCAACTCCCTACGGATTGCTTGCGCTTATGCCTTCTGCCTGTTGCGGCGATTGCCTATGACCATTCCGACCAGGACGAACAGTACGGCGACGATGAACATGGCCGTACCGATGACGTTGATCTGAACGGGTGTTCCGCGC
This region includes:
- a CDS encoding NAD(P)/FAD-dependent oxidoreductase, whose protein sequence is MAPSAMTRWTTSLSEAQPVPYWLDDPGRPRPEAALTGAETCDLLVVGGGYSGLWTALLAKERDPGREVVLLEGREVGWAASGRNGGFCAASLTHGLANGLTRWPDEIGKLEELGARNLDAIEEAVTRYGLDCDFERTGEIDVATEPHQAEELRAWYEELHGRGLTDGVEFLDATAVREQVDSPTFLAGLYDRRGVAMLHPAKLAWGLKRACLRLGVRVYEHTPALGLTAHGAGMAVRTPYGSVRARRVALATNIFPNLVRRVRSYTVPVYDYALMTEPLTDAQLASVGWKNRQGLGDSANQFHYFRLSSDNRILWGGYDAIYPYGGRVRAEYDDRPETYAKLAGHFFTCFPQLEGVRFTHAWGGAIDTCSRFSAFFGTAHRGRVAYAAGYTGLGVGATRFGAEVMLDLLAGERTERTELEMVRRKPLPFPPEPFAWTGIALTKWSLARADAHGGRRNLWLRTMDRLGLGFDS